The Janthinobacterium tructae genome contains the following window.
CGTGAGCGATGGCTCGCGCCCCGTAAAACGCGAAGCGAACTGCATCAGGCGTGCGACCAGCGCCAGCACGCGGTAAGGCACGCTGACGATCTGGAACGGCTGCTGCAGGTGCTCGCAAAACAGCGTGCGCAAAATGTCGCACAGGCGCGCCGGTTCGCCATTCGTGATGTTGAAGGCGGCGCCCGAAGCGATGGTCTTGTGCACGGTGGCCAGCCACATCGCGTGCACGACGTTGTCGACATAGGTGACGTCGATGCTGACCGCGCCGCCATTGGGCAGTGGCAGCTTGCCGCCGCGCTCCTGCAGCACCCGCGCCAGGCGCGGGATCAGCACCTGGTCGTACGGGCCGAAGATGGCGCGCGGGCGCAGGATCACGCACGTCATGCCGCGATGCCGGTCGACCGACTCCTGCACCAGCTTTTCCGCCATCGCCTTGGAGCGCGCATACGCGTTGACGAAAGCGTCGGGGCGAAAGGTTTCCGGCACCTCGTAGCGGTTGCGGTAATCGAAATACATGGCCGGTGTGGAGATGTGCACGAAGCGCGCCACGTGCTGACTGGCGGCCGCGCGCAGCAGCTGGCCCGTGGCCGTGACGTTGGCGGCGATGAAGTCCCGCTCGGCGCCCCATGGCGAGGACAGCGCGGCGCAGTGCCAGACGGTGTCCATGCCGCGCACCAGCTCATCGACCTGGCGCGGCGAGGCTTGCGCCAGATCGAGCGGCACGAATTGCGCGCCCATGCGTTCCAGTTCGCGGCCGACAGCGGCGTTGCGACCCGTGGCGCGCACTTCCACGCCCTGCGCCAGCAGAGTGCGCACGGCATTGCGCCCCAAGCCGCCCGTCGCTCCCGTGACCAGTATCCGCCTCATCGCACCACCTTCACAGATCAAGAATCATGCCGCCGATGGTCAGGCCTGCAGCCGTGCCCATCATCAGCAAACGCTGGCCGGCCACGGCCCGCCCCGTCATCACCGCCTCGTGCAGGGCGGTGGGCAAGGAGGCAGCCACCTGGTTGCCGTGCGTTTCAAAGATCTTGATGATTTTAGCATCGGGAACGTCGAGGATGCGCGCCGCATGCGCGAGACCCAGCGGGCTGGCCTGGTGCGGCACGACCACATCGATTTTTTCCAGGCCGGCGCCCGATTCCTGCATGAGTTCCGCGAGGAAATCCGGCATCACCTTGACGGCCAGGCGGAATACGGCCTTGCCATCCATGCGAAACAGGTAATCACCCGGTTCGCAGCCGTTGCGCGGATTGCGCTCGGTGCCGCCGCCGCGAATTTCGCAGTAGCGCCGCCCTTCCGGATACGTGCCCATCTTGTAAGCGCGGATGCCGGCGCTGCCGTCGCCGCGCTCGACGATGACGGCGGCGGCGCCGTCGCCAAAGATCATCGACGCTTCCGGCTCGCTCCAGTCGACGCCGCGCGAGGCGAGGTCGGAGGAAACGATGGCGATGCGGCGGTAGGCGCCACCGGCCAGCATGGACGCAGCCACGCGGAAGGCAGCCATGAAACTGAGGCAGCTGGCATTGACGTCGAAGCTTTGCGTACCGGGCGGCAAGCCCGCGTGTTCGGCAACGAAGCAGGCCGTGTTCGGCAAGGCCTGCTCGGGCACGCCGCAGGCGCAGATCAGCAGATCGATATCGGACGGACGCAGGCTGGCGTTCTTCAGCGCGTCGAGCAGGGCGGCGGCGGCCAGCTGGCTTTGCGATTCATCGGGCGCGGCGACAAAGCGCGACAGCACGCCGCTCTTGCGCAGGGTGTAGCCAGCCGGATGGCCCAATTTCAGGTCCAGGCTGGCGGAGGTGACGCTGTGCGAGGGCACGGCTTTGCCCGTCGCGATCAGGCGAACTGGAATCATGTTTGCCTTTATGTAAGTTAAATGCGAAAAATACGGTTAATGGAGCGCGCTCAATCGAGTACCAGCGGCGGCAGCTTGACGCCGCAACTCTTGCAGAAACTGGCATCGTCATCGAGCCCTTCTTTCAGGCACGTGGGACAGGTACGCGTGGTGACCAGCTTGGAACTGCGCTGCACCGTCATTTCGGCACTGATAATGCCGGTAGGCACTGCCAGGATGCCCCAGCCGAGCAGCATCATCAGCGAAGCGATGGTGCGCCCGATGTCGGTGCGCGGCGTGATATCGCCAAAACCCACCGTGGTCATGGTGCTGATGGCCCAGTATATCGACGTGGGAATACTGCTGAAACCGTGATCCGGCCCTTCCACGACATACATCACAGTACCCAACAGAAAGACCACCATCATGACAAAAGACAAGAAAATGAGGATCTTGCGCCGGCTGGCCAGCAAGGCCCGCCCCAGCACCGTGTATTCATGCACATACGACGTGAGCTTGAGGATACGGAACATGCGCAGCAGGCGCAAAATACGCACGTCGATCAGCACATGCGCGCCTGGCAGCAGCAAGCCGATGTAGGTCGGCACGATGGCCAGCAAGTCGATGATGCCGAAAAAACTCTTGGCGTAGCGCACCGGATGCTGCAGGCACGACAGGCGGGCACAATATTCGATGGTAAATAAAATGGTGAAAAACCATTCCAGCGCCGTCAGCCAGGTGCCATAGCGCTCGGCCACGGAGGCGACGCTGCTGAGCACGACCACCGTCACGCTGATCAGGATGGCGGCGATCAGCAGCAAATCGAAGGCGCGGCCCGTGCGCGTTTCCGCCTCGAAAATGACGGTGTACACCTGCTCGCGCCAGCCCCGCTCGGGCTTGCCAAATTTTTGCTGCGTTTCCTGCGCCGCCAATTGCTGCGGCGTCAAGGGTGCCGCTGCGCTCTTCGTCGCGGCTTTCATGTGGGTAGTGTGCTCATATACTATTATTGTATAGATAATTGACAAAGCACGGCGACACGCACGCTTGGGCTACAGCTTTCACTACAACAACACTACGACAGCTTCTTCGCCAGCAGCACGGCATTACGCCGGTCGCGTTCGGCTTGCACGATGTCCGTCGTGCGCGCTTCCGACAGGCCCACCGTGTGCAGCACGGTGGCCGTCAGCTGCAGCGCCGACTCCAGCGCCTCGGGCACGACCAGGGTCGCGCCCGCCTGTATCAGGGCCACCGCATGCGCCTCGTCGCGGGCGCGCGCATACACGGGCAGTTGCGGATATTCACGGCGGATCGATTTCACGGCATGCAGCACGGAGGCCGCATGGTCCATGGTCAGCACCACGGCGGCAGCCCGGTCCGCATTGACTTTTTGCAGCAGTTCCGCGCGCGACGCATCGCCGAAATACACGGGGAAACCGCGCGGATGCAGGGTCGTCACCAGGCGCGCATCATTTTCAATCGCCACATAGGCGATATCCTGTTCCGTCAGCACCTTCGCCAGCAACTGTCCCACCCGGCCGAAACCGGCGATGATGACGGTGCTGCCCTGCGGCGGCGGCGCGCCGTGCGCCAGGTCGGCCAGCTGATGGTGGTGGCGCCGTTCCCACCAGTTGCCGAACGCGCGTGCCGCCTTGGCCAGCGCCGGCGTGGCAAACAGGCTCAGGCCCACCACCAGCATGACGAACTGCGCCACCTGCGGACCGATCAGCTTGGTACCCAGCGCATACGCGACGACGATGAAGGCAAATTCGCCGCCCTGCCCCAGCAGCACGCCCGTTTCCACGGCGCGCCCCCAGTGAAAGCCGCCGATGCGGAAAATCACGCTGATGACCAGGGTTTTCACCGCAAACAGACTCAGCACGGCCAAGGGAATCAAAATCGGCGACTTGAGAATTTCGCGCACGTCGATCTGCATGCCCACGGACATGAAGAACAAGCCCATCAGCAAGCCCTTGAAGGGCTCGATCGTCACTTCCACTTCGTGGCGAAATTCCGTCTCCGCCAGCAGCAAGCCGGCCAGCAGGGCGCCCAGCGCCATCGACAGGCCCGCCAGATACGTCAATCCCGCGATGCCCAGGGTGCTGAGCAGGGTCAGGGCCATGAACACGTCCGGCTGGCGTTTCTTGACGAAAAACTGGAACAGGGGGCGAATCACGCGGCGGCCCAGCAGATAGATCAGCAGGATGGCGCCCGCCGATTTCACGGCCGCAAAGCTGAGCAGATACGCCAGGTCGTCGCTGCGCCCGCTGGCGAACACGTCGATCAGGATGAACAGCGGCACCACCATCAGATCCTGGAACATCAAAATGGAAAAGCCCGCCTGGCCGCTTGGGGTCTGCAGCGAGCGCTGGTCGGTCAGCAGCTGCATCACCACGGCCGTGGACGACAGCGACAGCACCAGGCCCAGCACGATGGACGCTTCCAGCGACAGGCCGAAGTAATACGCGACGCCGCCGATCAGACAGGCGCTGACCGCCACCTGCCCCACGCCCGCGCCAAATACCCAGCGCCGCAGCGCCCACAGCCGTTCCGTCGACAGTTCCAGGCCGATCATGAACATCAAAAACATCACGCCCAGCTCGGCCAGGCCGCTGACCTGCTCGGCACGCACGAACGAAAAATACGTCAGCCACGTGAAATCGCCGGCCCACAAGCCGAAGCCAAACGGGCCGAACAGGGCGCCGACGGCCAGGAAGCCGAGCACCTGGTTGACTTTCAGGCGTTGCAATAGCGGAATAAAAATCCCGGCCAGGGCGAGAAACAGCAGGGTTTCCCGCAGATAGGGTAAGGCGTGTTGCTCTTCCAAAATAGTCCTAACTGAATATCATTCTTGCTGAATTGCTAGTGTCGCATGCTGGGCCACGGCGAAGCAGGCCCACATGCGATATTTTTTACCTAAGAGCAACACATCCGTTCTCTATTTCGGCGGCGCCAGCATGTCGGCACGGGGGCGGTCCCAGCCCGGCACGTAGGCGGGACACGGGCGGCTGCGGAACTGCGCCAGTTCCACGCTCGTAAAATTGGGCAGCATGCCGGGGTTGAAACGCACGTCCGTCAGCTTGTCCGCATGCAAGCGGGGCATGCGGGCAAAGCGAAACCAGGCGTCGGCATAGCAATTGTCTTCCTGCAGGGCGCGCAAGGCGGCCAGACTGCCCGCCGCCTGCGCGGAGACGGCGATGCCGGGCGCCAGTTGCCGCCCTTGCTTGCTGGTCTCGGCCAGCCCGGCCGGGCAGGCGGCGGGCGCCAGCGACTCGGGCAGCAAGCTCAAAGTGCCGCGCCGCAGGGTGTACACGTCGGTCTTGCTGTCGAGCGAGACATAGATCCAGCACAGCGGGTTGCTGGGAAACGCCGTCATCGCCACATCCCACACGCGCGTGCCGGGGTCCAGGCGCTGCACGGCCGCCTCGATGCGCGTACGGCCAATGGCCGAGGCCACGCCCTGCGTGCCGATGAACGTGGCGGCCAGCGCGAAGGCCAGCAGCAGCGCTCCCCGTCCCCGCTCGCCGGCCCGGCCTTGCAGCACGGCCAGCACCACGCCCAGCCCCAGCAAAACAGCCAGCGAGGCAGGCGCCAGGTAGGATTTATAGGTGAAGAAACACAGGGCTGCCGCCAGGGCGGCCAGCAGCACGCTTTTGACGATGCCGTAGCGCAAGGACATGATCACGGGCACGCCCAGCAGCACCCAGAACATGGGTTCGACAATGAAGACCATGTCGCCATACAGCCAGCGGCTGTCGAACGGATAAAACGGGTGCAAGCCATAGGAATTGAGAAAATCCATGCCCATATGCAGGCAGAATCCCAGCAGCAGACAGGCCGCCAGGCCGATGCGGGCAGGTACGCTGCTTTTCAGCAAGCGGCGCGCTCCGGGCCATAGCAGCCACAGCAAGGCCAGCAACAGCAGCGCCTGCGGCAAGGCCAGCAGCAAAGTATGCGTATGGCCACGGTGGTGCAGCATATAGCCGAACGGGCGCGGCAACAGCTTGGTCAGCACCAGGTCCAGGTCGGGCGCGTTGCTGGCAAACCAGGCAGTAAACAGAAACAGCGCACGCCGGGTGCGCTGTGCGGGGGGGTGCGGCTCGGGCGGCAGACTGCGGTGTACCAGTTCGCCGACCCCGAGGCCGATGACCGAATGCGTAATATTATCCATCGGGCAATTTTACAGGATGCCCGCCCGGGCGCGCTCTTGCATTGCTACTTGCGCTACAGCGTCTCCAGCGCCGGGCCGCGCATGCCCACCAGCAAGGCGCGGCCATCGGGCAGCACGCGGAACTCGCCATAGCGGGCCTTTTCCCAGCGCGCCGCTTCGCCTTCCTTGAAGAACCAGGCATCGCTGACCAGCACCCAGTTGCCATCCTTCGGCGTCAGCTCGAGCAGGAATTCGCCGGGCGCCAGCGCCTCTTTGGTGTACGGACGCAGCAGTTCTGCCACGCCGCGCGCATCGCGCCTGGCCACCACGAGGGGCCGGCCTGGCGCCCTGTCCACGCTGGCCAGGGTGCTGAGGACGCCGAGGCCCTGGAAATTGAGGCGCATGTAATCGCCCTGCATCAGCGAACGGGGATCGACGGGCGCCAGTTCCACGAACACAGGCTCGCCCTTGGCAATCAATTGCTCCTTTTGCCAGATGCCACCATTGGCGACCAGCAGCACCAGCAGCAAGCCCCCCAGCACGCCCAGGCGCACGGCGCGATGTTCGGCCGCCACGGCCGATGGCTTGCTTTCCACCAGGTGCAGCACGGCGCCGCGCGTGGCCAGCCACGACAGGGCGCACAGTACGGCGCCGGCCACGGCCAGCAGCGCCGCCTTGCTGGCCAGCGGCCAGGCCAGCTGGTAATAAAAACTGCCGATGACCCAGGCCGCCGCCAGGGCGGCCGCCACGGCCACGCGCGTGCGCCCGCTCGTTACGCAATACGCGAGGACCAGCAGCACAGGACCGAGCGCCGGCATGAACCACGCCAGCACGACCAGCACCAGCGCCACGCCGATGGCGGGCAACTGGCGCAGCGCCGGCCAGCGCCATCCCGTCCAGACGGCGGCCGCCGTGGCCAGCACGAGCGACACCCCATTTAACGCCTGCGCGTACCAGGCGCTGGCCTGGTGCCGGCTTACTTCGCGCGCCACGTCGCCGGCAACACCAACGCCCAGCGCGCCGCCCAGCATGAAGGTCATGCCGGACCAGAAGACCAGGCCCAGCAAGATGGCCAGGACCCACCCCGTCGACAGCGATTCCAGGAAGGCGGCGACGGGCGCGCCGCGGCCATCGTTGAAGGCCTGCTTCTGCAGCCAGTGCGCGCCCAGCCAGAGTGCCAGGGCCAGCATCCAGGCCAGATACAATTGCGTGGGATCGTTCTCGAAAATCCAGTCGCGCGTGCTATCGATGATGCCCAGTCCCAGCAAGCCGCAGGCGACCAGTCCCAGCAGCACGCGCAGCCAGTCGCGCGGCAAGGCGGCGGCCACCACGAGGCATGCCAGGCACAGCAGCAGCGATGCCGTCTGCGTGGAACAATCGCGGAACAGGGCATAACCGAGCAAGCTGCCGCCCACCAGCAGGCATGGCACGGCCAGCTGCTCGACAAACAGCGCCACGCCGCGCATGCGGATCAGCAGCACGGCCACCACCAGCACGATGGCGGCCACCACATACGCGCCGGGACCGTGGCGCACGATGCTTTCCAGGCCCGCGCCCAGCGCCAGGACCAGGGGGATGGCGGCCAGCCAGGCGCCGAAGGCCGTCATCAGCACCAGCGGCCACGGCCGGACATCCTGCACGGGACGACTGGTACCCGATGGCAACAAACCGGCGCGCGTGGCGTCGTCGATCAGGGTGGCGAGCGCATCGGCTCGCTGACTGTTGATATTGCTCATGCCGCCTCCTGGCGCGTGCGCCACAAAATGCCTTGCACGGTCAGGGCCAGCAGCACGGCAGCGACCAGGCCCAGCATCACCAGCCTGCCGACGCCATCGCCATTGCCACCGCCATTGAACAGCATGTATCCCAGCCCCCACACCAGCAGGGTGTTCAGGCCCAGCGCGACGGCGCTGAGGCCGAACACGTCAAACAAGCTGCGCGTGGCCAGCAGGACGCCGGCGACGGCCAGCAAGCCCAGCCCCGCCCAGTACGGCGACCCGACCTCGCTGCCAAACAGGGCGCTGACGGCCGTGCCCGTGATGAGGATGGTGGCGAGTACCAGGCCCAGGCGCAAGGCCCAGCTGCCCGCGCCCGTCCAGCGCGCCAGCAGGGGCGAGACGAACGCACAGGCCAGCAGCACGGCCAGCCAGCCGCTGACGAAAATGCTCAGATCGGCCGAAGCGATGCGCCAGCTGTGGTGCGCATGCGCCTGCATCCACAGGGCGGCGGCCGTCGAAAAAATCAGCATCCACGGCGTCCACAGCACATCGCTGCGTGCCACCAAGCACAGGGGCAAGGCCAGCGCGGCCCACAGGGCGAACAGCTGCCACGGATCGGCGCCCGTCTGGTAGGTCTGGCCGAAATACGCGAACAGGCCTCCGATGGCCAGCAAGGCCATCAGCAACAGCGGCACGCGCGCCTTGGGTACGGCGAAGGCGCCCACGCAGGCGGCGGCCAACACGCCTTGCAGCAGGGCAAAGCGGCCCATGCGGCCCAGGTCTTCCCAATTGGCGGCGACCCAGCAGATCAAGCCCATGCCCAGCAGCGCGGCGCCCAGCACGGCCACGCCGCGCGGCAGCCAGTAGGCCAGGCGCGCGGGTTCGCGCTGGAAGCCGGCCACTTCCTGCAACTGCCGGGTTTGTTGGGCATCGAGCGCATGGGCCGAGGCGAGTTGATACACGGCGAGGCGTAAATCCATCGTCTGCTTTCTTTGTCAGGAAATAGGGGGAGTCAGATCAGCGCTCGACGCTCACGCCGCGCCAGAAGGCGACGTGGCCGGCAATTTGCTTGGCGGCATCCTTGGGCTGGGGGTAAACCCAGGCCGCGTTGGCATTCGTCTGGCCATCGACGACAAGGTCGTAATAGCTGGCCGTGCCCTTCCACGGGCAGATGCTGGTGTGGCTGCTGGGACGCAGGTACTCCTGCGTCACCGCCGCCAAAGGAAAATATACATTGTTTTCAACGACTTGCACCTGATCGTCGGTGGCTTGCGCGATGACGGCGCCATTCCAGCTGGCTGTTGGCATTTGACTATCCTCCCTCTGCGCCGAGTGTAGCGCAAAAAGTCCGCCATGGCGCGCGCCATTGGCGCCCCGCTCAAGCGCCGGCGATGATCTGGCGCAAGGCTTGCTCAAACACTTCAGGCGGCTGGCCGCCGGAAATCAGGTGGCGCTCGTTGATGATGACGGCAGGCACCGAGTTGATGCCGTTCTGCTGGTAGAACTGTTCCTGCGCGCGCACCTCGTCCGCATAGGCATCGGAGGCCAGCACCTCGGCCGCTTTCACGGTATCGAGGCCCACCTTGCCGGCCACGGCCAGCAGCACCTCGTGCGAGGACGGATTCTGGCCCTGCGTGAAATACGCATCGAACAGCGCCATCTTGAGTGCCTTCTGGCGCCCTTCGAGCCCGGCCCAATGCAGCAGCCGGTGCGCATCAAACGTGTTGTAGATGCGGCCGCGCTTGTCCATGGCGAAGGTAAAGCCCAGCTGTTCGCCGCGCGCGCGGATCGCTTCGCGCGACTGCGCCATCTGTTCCGGGGTGGAACCGTATTTGCGGGCGATGTGTTCGCCGATATCCTCGCCTTCGGCCGACATATTGGCGTTCAGCTCGAAGGGCTGGAAGTGGATCTCGGCCTGAACGGTTCCGTCCAGCTTGTCCAAGGCTTGCTCCAGCGATTTCAGGCCGATCACGCACCAGGGGCAGGAAACGTCGGAAACAAAATCGATACGGATGGGAACGGGTGTGGCGGGAGTGGAACTCATGGTGGGCAGCCTTTGCGCGAGTCGGTGGCGGCCGCACCGCGCGGCGCCGCAAGCACAGCATATGCGTGCGGGCCGCGGGAAATCAAGCGCTTACTTCTTCTTGCCAGCGGCCTTGGCCGCATCCTTCTTGCCACCGATCTTGCTTTCCTTGCCAGAGAGCAGGTTAGCGATGTTCTGGCTGTGGCGGTAGGCCAGCAGCACGCTCATGACGATGACAGCCAGCAAGATGGGATCGACGCCGAACAGCAAGCCATAGTAAAACGGCGCGAACAGGGCCGCCACCAGCGCTGCCAGCGAGGAATAGCGAAACGCATAAGCGATGATCAGCCAGGTCGCCAGGGTCGCCAGGCCCAGCCATGGATTGATGCCCAGCAGCACGCCGAGGGCCGTGGCCACGCCCTTGCCGCCGACGAAGCGGAAGAACACGGGCCACAGATGGCCGAGGAAGACGGCGATGGCGACCAGGGCCACGGCCGTGTCGCCTACGCCCAGGGCGCTGGCAAAATGGTCGGCCAGGAACACGGCCAGCCAGCCCTTGGCGCCATCGCCCAGCAGCGTCATGATGGCGGCGCCCTTGTTGCCGCTGCGCAGCACGTTGGTGGCGCCCGGATTTTTCGAGCCATAGGTGCGCGGATCGGCAATGCCGTAGACCTTGCTCATCACCACGGCAAACGATATCGAGCCGAGCAAGTAAGCGGCCACTGTCATTGCCACGGTTGTGATTACTGGATTCATTTCTTCCCTTTATTATGTTTATTGCACCAGCGTCGAGGCTGGCGCAGCAGAATATACACCATGCTCGATGCCCCGCAACAGGCTTTGGACGATTTCCTTAATCCTGCAGCGCGCACTGCACCGGCTTGGCATTGAGCAAATCCATGAGTACCTGCGGCGCCAGGGAGACGAGAAAACCGCGCCGCCCGCCATTGATATAGATGCGCGGCAAGTCCAGGATGGATTGCTCCACGTACACGGGCATCGCTTTTTTGGTGCCGAACGGCGAGGTGCCGCCGATCATGTAGCCGGAATGGCGCTGCGCCACTTCGGGCTTGCACGGCTCGACGGACTTGCAGCCAATGCCACGCGCCAGGTTCTTGGTCGACACCTTGCAATCGCCATGCATGAGCACGATCAGCGGCTTGGCCGCCTCGTCCTGCATCACCAGGGTCTTGATCACCGCATGTTCGGGCACCCCCAGCTCGCGCGCCGAGACGCTGGTGCCGCCGTGTTCTTCATACGGATATGGGTGTTCATCGAAGGAAACGTGATGCTTGCGCAGCAGCTGCGTCGCCTGGGTTTCGGAAATATGCTCTTTTTTAGCCATGCGTGATACGCTGATCGTTCAGTGAGGAGTGCTAATTATGCAGCAAGAAATCCGCTTTGCCACATTCAATGTCTGCAACCTTGCCCCCGCCGGGGCGAAATTGTATGACAACCTGGAACCGTTGAGCCCGGCGCAATACGACGCCAAGGCGGAATGGACGGCGCGGCAAATCGACTTGCTCGACGCCGACGTGATCGGTTTCCAGGAAATTTTCTCGCAAGCGGCCCTGCGCGACGTGCTGTCGCGCACGCGCCATTACCGCGCAGCCGCCCTGGCCGGCCACGATGCGATGGATGCGGCCGGACGCATGCTGCCCACGGTGGCGCTGGTGTCGCGCCTGCCGCTGGCCGGTGCCGGTGTTGCATGGACGAATTTCCCGGCCGGCGTGAGCGTGTCCGCCGAAGACAACACCTGCCGCTTCGCCCGCGCGCCCCTGCATGTGCAGGTCATCTTGCCTGGCGGACAACTCACCGACGTCGTCGTGGTGCACTTGAAATCGCGCCGGCCCGACTACCGCCATGGCGACGGCAGCGACGCGGCCGCCTACGCACTGGCCAACCTGCGCTCGCTGCAGCGGCGCGGCGCGGAAGCGGTGGCCCTGCGCGTGCTGGCAAGCGAACTGGGCCGCAGCAGCCGTCCGCGCATCGTGCTCGGTGACTTCAACGACATCGCCAATGCCGTCACCACGGCCATCGTCATGGGGGCGGGTGCACCGTGCGAACCCGGCATGGAAATGCGAGAACGCCTGTACGACGCCAACGCCATCGCCCTGCGCCAGGATGCGGCGCGCCACGCGGGCTACACGAATATCCACGACAGCGCCTACATGACGATCGACCACATCCTCGTATCCGAGCATTTTCATGCCGCCTCGCCGCGCGCCATCGGCGTGCTGCAGGAAGTGACTTATCTCAACGACCATTTGCTGCTGGGCCTGCCTTACGCCTCCGACCATGGCCAGGTGCTGGCGCGCATCAAGCTGCTGGGAAATATTGACTAGTTCAATAATTAATGTAGCAACTTCGCCAGAACACTGCCCGCGACTTGCGCGCTGGCATATCGCCCCTGGTATTGCTGGCAGCCCTGCCCCCGCAGATAGGCCAGCTGCTGCGCCGTTTCCACGCCTTCGGCAATCACCGTCAATTGCAGTTCGCGCGCCATGGCGATGATGGTGGCGGCGAGCATCGTGTCGGACTCGCCCGCAGCGTCGTCCGCCACGGCGGGCAGGAACGACGGGTCGATCTTGAGTTTATCCACCGGGTAGTGGCGCAGATTGGCCAGGCGCGAATAGCCGGTGCCGAAGTCGTCGATGGCCAGCCTGGCGCCCAGCGCGCGCAGCTGCGCCAGCACGCCGGCCAGGCGCGCGCCGCCCTTCATCAGCAAGGACTCCGTCACTTCCAGTTCCAGGCAGGCCGCAGGCAAACCCGACACGGCCAGCGCCTCTTGCACGCTGAGCAATAAATTATTGTGCAGGCATTGCGCCGGCGACAGGTTCACGGCCACGCGCCAGGCCTGGCCCGCATCGTGCCAGGCGCGCGCGCGCCGGCAAGCTTGCTGCAGCACCCAGTTGCCAATTGATACCATCAAGCCACACTCCTCGGCCACGGCGATGAAGCGCTCGGGCGGCAGCACGCCCAGTTGTGGGTGGCGCCAGCGCAACAGCGCTTCGGCGCCGACGATCTGCCCGCTGGCAACATCGAGCGCGGGCTGGAACTCCAGCACGAATTCATCGCGGCCCAGCGCGGCGCGCAAGCCCTGCTCCAGGCTGGCCCGCTCGACGATTTGCGCATTCATCTCGGCATTGAAAAACTGAAAATTGTTACGCCCGCTTTCCTTCGCATGGTACATGGCGATATCGGCGTTGTGCACGAGGGTCTCGATGCTG
Protein-coding sequences here:
- a CDS encoding DUF2157 domain-containing protein; the encoded protein is MDLRLAVYQLASAHALDAQQTRQLQEVAGFQREPARLAYWLPRGVAVLGAALLGMGLICWVAANWEDLGRMGRFALLQGVLAAACVGAFAVPKARVPLLLMALLAIGGLFAYFGQTYQTGADPWQLFALWAALALPLCLVARSDVLWTPWMLIFSTAAALWMQAHAHHSWRIASADLSIFVSGWLAVLLACAFVSPLLARWTGAGSWALRLGLVLATILITGTAVSALFGSEVGSPYWAGLGLLAVAGVLLATRSLFDVFGLSAVALGLNTLLVWGLGYMLFNGGGNGDGVGRLVMLGLVAAVLLALTVQGILWRTRQEAA
- a CDS encoding DUF427 domain-containing protein — protein: MPTASWNGAVIAQATDDQVQVVENNVYFPLAAVTQEYLRPSSHTSICPWKGTASYYDLVVDGQTNANAAWVYPQPKDAAKQIAGHVAFWRGVSVER
- a CDS encoding DsbA family oxidoreductase; protein product: MSSTPATPVPIRIDFVSDVSCPWCVIGLKSLEQALDKLDGTVQAEIHFQPFELNANMSAEGEDIGEHIARKYGSTPEQMAQSREAIRARGEQLGFTFAMDKRGRIYNTFDAHRLLHWAGLEGRQKALKMALFDAYFTQGQNPSSHEVLLAVAGKVGLDTVKAAEVLASDAYADEVRAQEQFYQQNGINSVPAVIINERHLISGGQPPEVFEQALRQIIAGA
- the plsY gene encoding glycerol-3-phosphate 1-O-acyltransferase PlsY translates to MNPVITTVAMTVAAYLLGSISFAVVMSKVYGIADPRTYGSKNPGATNVLRSGNKGAAIMTLLGDGAKGWLAVFLADHFASALGVGDTAVALVAIAVFLGHLWPVFFRFVGGKGVATALGVLLGINPWLGLATLATWLIIAYAFRYSSLAALVAALFAPFYYGLLFGVDPILLAVIVMSVLLAYRHSQNIANLLSGKESKIGGKKDAAKAAGKKK
- the ybaK gene encoding Cys-tRNA(Pro) deacylase; its protein translation is MAKKEHISETQATQLLRKHHVSFDEHPYPYEEHGGTSVSARELGVPEHAVIKTLVMQDEAAKPLIVLMHGDCKVSTKNLARGIGCKSVEPCKPEVAQRHSGYMIGGTSPFGTKKAMPVYVEQSILDLPRIYINGGRRGFLVSLAPQVLMDLLNAKPVQCALQD
- a CDS encoding endonuclease/exonuclease/phosphatase family protein, which encodes MQQEIRFATFNVCNLAPAGAKLYDNLEPLSPAQYDAKAEWTARQIDLLDADVIGFQEIFSQAALRDVLSRTRHYRAAALAGHDAMDAAGRMLPTVALVSRLPLAGAGVAWTNFPAGVSVSAEDNTCRFARAPLHVQVILPGGQLTDVVVVHLKSRRPDYRHGDGSDAAAYALANLRSLQRRGAEAVALRVLASELGRSSRPRIVLGDFNDIANAVTTAIVMGAGAPCEPGMEMRERLYDANAIALRQDAARHAGYTNIHDSAYMTIDHILVSEHFHAASPRAIGVLQEVTYLNDHLLLGLPYASDHGQVLARIKLLGNID